The proteins below come from a single Tigriopus californicus strain San Diego chromosome 3, Tcal_SD_v2.1, whole genome shotgun sequence genomic window:
- the LOC131877966 gene encoding uncharacterized protein LOC131877966, whose product MNTITVCQSKQTFYSTWQIPFCCRLKCRLLHCKSTLFKSSFVSCIPGQYLTLCTMEDSESDWDSMSEAPVVAAGKPPPSSHHDRQNDLSRTKSPAPSHADQFQPPFDFSNEAKLEKKTQEIQQTKPSARKVKTYAVTVDRNEKSGSRFSSPALKSVQSRQSPSLNLEAMEAIPRSKTASLSQPTDSRALKRTKKLLPHKVLEPQDTLDDIVNDPLNEDNPTNFSDEGIDNPAFHPDWSYEVEEKIDLSDEGRFNGEKADHQRIKPDERIQILPFLDIQTRYFQIHSESSEVWADRILEPTTHCCSWCLGEVFGILKIPFILLFVLLGQILK is encoded by the exons ATGAATACAATCACGGTATGTCAAAGTAAACAAACTTTCTACTCTACCTGGCAAATTCCTTTTTGTTGTCGCCTAAAATGCCGACTTCTGCACTGTAAAAGCAcccttttcaaatcaagcttTGTCAGTTGCATTCCAGGACAATATTTAACATTGTGTACAATGGAAGACTCGGAATCCGATTGGGACAGCATGTCCGAGGCTCCTGTGGTCGCAGCAGGTAAACCACCACCTTCATCCCACCACG ATCGACAGAATGATTTGTCTAGAACGAAATCTCCAGCACCGTCACATGCTGACCAATTCCAACCGCCATTCGATTTCAG TAATGAagcaaaattggaaaagaagacaCAGGAGATCCAACAAACCAAGCCTTCGGCTCGGAAAGTCAAAACGTATGCTGTTACCGTggatagaaatgaaaaaagtggcaGCCGCTTTTCAAGCCCAGCATTGAAAAGTGTCCAAAGCCGTCAAAGCCCATCCTTGAATCTTGAAGCAATGGAAGCAATTCCGAGATCCAAGACGGCCTCTTTGAGTCAACCCACCGATTCGCGGGCCTTGAAGAGGACTAAAAAACTTTTGCCACACAAG GTCCTGGAACCCCAAGATACTCTGGATGACATTGTGAATGACCCCCTGAATGAGGATAACCCGACTAACTTTTCTGATGAAGGTATTGACAATCCAGCATTCCATCCGGATTGGTCATATGAAGTGGAGGAAAAAATTGATCTCAGCGATGAAGGACGCTTTAATGGAGAAAAGGCCGACCATCAAAGGATTAAACCGGATGAACGTATTCAAATCCTACCCTTTTTGGACATTCAAACGAG GTATTTCCAAATCCATTCAGAATCTTCAGAAGTCTGGGCAGATCGAATATTGGAGCCAACCACTCATTGCTGCTCTTGGTGCTTGGGTGAAGTTTTTGGAATATTGAAGATCCCGTTCATCCTCTTGTTCGTGCTCCTTGGGCAAATACTCAAGTGA
- the LOC131877975 gene encoding bestrophin homolog 24-like, which yields MTVSYTADVANASSFGCFTKILFRWKGSVYKLILRELSAYIFVYFIVNIIYRTILCQPGNEYYRHFFEGLKKYCSIHISSIPMTFGLGFYVSLIVKRWWDQYSLLPWPDSLGLFVVGLLVGSEERPRMMRRNIMRYTLLAYVINLRRVSLRVYKRFPTLEHVVDSGLMRPDELKIFEGLNEKCTFSKWWMPLVWATNIVSQARQETLIKSDPAVQTILGEISRIRRGLTGVTHYDTISVPLVYTQVVTLAVYSYFGAELFGAQWVTPANPEDYNDIYNLPVFHVTNNINIDDSIPKGETYQALDLYVPLFLILKFMFYVGWLKVAETLINPFGEDDDDFELNYLIDRHTQVSYMIVDETQTIHPELLKDMYFNDPLPPTLPYTKETEHFRKEEPKGSAEVKEEADSSSMLYYKLDFLHRNPSKRKSSRKPVEETLSSEYESIDPRLFGNWFRSKRGRSMIRHSGRSNSSTSVINGPTSRRKVSAESVRSSKSFNKSNRSIYAKMFGPRFSSRRGTNLVENEEPSGKTNTITIEDEQAQRKKSAVSTISSQTLYGKLENLKIEEEDEDEEERRIGELGQTARSFNSDRMRQLRQLSTISEGEGNTPCSTNPASRRNSMLVEGGMLPDSPIMDPKFKIQLMPIEGGKSDYGSSSYYPIGSEASHRAASPKFGHDDAPNYEPILFTNSPKVNHIPGPSPKPPHLPAPNGSPKSEGRLGRNATTKPISPLVNSQNCAIPANPVQGGHTLEVRPNAEEPLSPALPKRKAVMSLRKVTKDKTPEGSPTGTHKEGPAPNIVVTPASEGRVSPEYFGNDTETTSESISTDKEEDDAFSAFDSATFYV from the coding sequence ATGACCGTCTCGTACACGGCGGATGTCGCCAATGCCAGTTCCTTCGGGTGCTTCACCAAAATCCTATTTCGGTGGAAAGGCTCGGTGTATAAATTGATCTTGCGAGAGCTCTCGGCCTACATATTTGTGTATTTCATTGTCAATATCATCTACCGAACGATCTTATGTCAGCCGGGCAACGAGTACTATCGGCACTTTTTCGAGGGCCTCAAGAAGTATTGCTCCATTCACATCTCATCCATTCCGATGACATTTGGACTCGGTTTCTATGTGTCACTGATCGTGAAACGATGGTGGGACCAATACTcgttgctgccatggccaGACTCGTTGGGTCTTTTCGTGGTGGGTTTATTGGTGGGCTCAGAGGAGCGACCGAGAATGATGCGGAGAAACATCATGCGATACACTCTCCTGGCCTATGTCATTAACCTCAGGCGAGTCAGTTTGAGAGTTTACAAGCGATTCCCCACTCTTGAGCATGTCGTGGACTCCGGACTCATGCGACCAGACGAGCTCAAAATCTTCGAGGGGCTCAATGAGAAGTGTACTTTCTCAAAATGGTGGATGCCTCTGGTTTGGGCCACGAACATCGTGAGCCAGGCTCGGCAAGAGACGCTCATCAAAAGTGATCCTGCAGTTCAGACTATCCTCGGGGAAATCTCTCGTATCCGAAGGGGTCTCACCGGTGTGACCCACTATGATACAATCTCTGTTCCTTTGGTCTACACCCAAGTGGTCACACTGGCCGTGTACTCGTATTTTGGCGCAGAACTCTTTGGGGCCCAATGGGTGACCCCGGCGAATCCTGAGGACTACAATGACATTTACAATCTGCCGGTTTTCCATGTCACAAACAATATCAACATTGATGATAGCATTCCCAAAGGCGAAACCTATCAAGCTTTGGATTTGTATGTACCCTTGTTTCTCATTCTGAAGTTCATGTTTTATGTCGGGTGGCTGAAGGTTGCCGAGACTTTGATCAACCCGTTTGGAGAAGATGACGATGACTTCGAGCTCAATTACCTCATTGATAGGCACACACAAGTCTCTTACATGATCGTGGATGAGACCCAGACGATTCATCCCGAATTGCTGAAAGACATGTATTTCAATGATCCTCTGCCTCCCACTTTACCTTACACCAAAGAGACCGAGCATTTCAGAAAAGAGGAGCCCAAGGGCAGCGCCGAAGTGAAGGAGGAAGCAGACAGTAGCTCCATGCTTTATTACAAACTCGATTTCTTGCATCGCAATCCGAGCAAGCGAAAGTCGTCCCGAAAACCTGTTGAGGAGACCTTAAGTTCAGAATATGAGAGCATTGATCCTCGACTCTTTGGCAATTGGTTCCGATCCAAAAGAGGACGATCCATGATCCGACACTCAGGGCGTTCAAATTCGAGCACATCGGTCATCAACGGGCCCACCTCAAGACGAAAGGTATCGGCGGAAAGTGTGAGGTCTTCCAAGTCCTTCAACAAGTCTAATCGTTCCATATATGCTAAAATGTTTGGACCACGGTTTAGCTCAAGACGTGGGACGAACTTGGTAGAGAACGAAGAGCCTAGTGGCAAAACTAACACAATAACTATTGAAGACGAACAGgctcaaagaaagaaaagtgcTGTCAGTACAATCTCAAGCCAAACTTTGTACGGTAAATTGGAGAATCTAAAGAttgaggaggaagacgaggacgaagaggagaGAAGAATTGGTGAATTGGGACAGACCGCACGTAGCTTTAATTCGGATCGAATGAGGCAGCTCCGCCAACTGTCTACCATCTCAGAAGGGGAAGGTAACACCCCTTGCTCCACCAATCCAGCGAGCCGTCGAAACTCAATGCTAGTCGAGGGCGGTATGTTGCCCGATTCGCCCATCATGGACCCCAAGTTCAAAATCCAACTTATGCCCATTGAGGGAGGTAAGAGCGATTACGGTAGCAGCTCATACTATCCCATCGGTAGCGAGGCATCCCACCGTGCAGCCAGTCCCAAGTTTGGCCACGATGACGCACCCAATTACGAACCGATCCTTTTCACTAACTCCCCAAAGGTCAACCACATCCCGGGCCCCAGTCCCAAGCCACCTCACCTGCCTGCCCCGAACGGTAGTCCGAAATCCGAGGGACGGTTGGGACGAAACGCCACAACCAAACCCATCAGTCCGTTGGTGAACTCGCAAAATTGTGCCATTCCTGCTAATCCCGTTCAGGGTGGCCATACTTTAGAGGTCCGACCAAATGCAGAAGAACCATTGAGTCCAGCGCTACCGAAAAGAAAAGCCGTTATGTCACTACGAAAAGTGACCAAGGATAAAACGCCGGAAGGCTCCCCAACCGGGACCCACAAGGAAGGCCCAGCCCCGAATATTGTGGTGACCCCGGCTAGCGAAGGCCGCGTGTCTCCGGAATATTTCGGAAACGACACTGAAACCACCAGCGAAAGTATTTCCACCGataaagaagaagatgacgcTTTTTCTGCCTTCGATAGCGCCACATTTTACGTATGA